In a single window of the Rhinolophus ferrumequinum isolate MPI-CBG mRhiFer1 chromosome 21, mRhiFer1_v1.p, whole genome shotgun sequence genome:
- the STAC2 gene encoding SH3 and cysteine-rich domain-containing protein 2: MTEMSEKENEPDDAATHTPPGTVSALQETKLQRFKRSLSLKTILRSKSVENFFLRSGSELKCPTEVLLTPPTPLPPPSPPLASTDRGLPTPAPSPCPVPRPLASLKPVRLHSFQEHVFKRASPCELCHQLIVGNSKQGLRCKTCKVSVHLWCSEEISHQQCPVKTSSSFRRNFSSPLLVHEPPPACATSRDSPPTGASGKVDPIYETLRYGTSLALMNRSSFSSTSESPTRSLSERDELTEDGESSIRSSEDGPGDSVFTALAESEGSVPEKSPGQQPPKPPLRKDVGPMYSYVALYKFLPQENNDLALQPGDRIMLVDDSNEDWWKGKIGDRVGFFPANFVQRVRPGENVWRCCQPFSGNKEQGYMSLKENQICVGVGRSKDADGFIRVSSGKKRGLVPADALTEI; encoded by the exons CTCCAGAGGTTCAAGCGCTCACTTTCCCTCAAGACCATCCTCCGAAGTAAGAGTGTGGAGAACTTCTTCCTTCGCTCAGGCTCTGAGCTCAAGTGCCCCACTGAGGTGCTGCTGACACCCCCAACCccgctgccccctccctccccacccctggcatCCACAGATAGAGGCCTGCCCACCCCAgcaccctccccctgcccagtCCCGCGCCCCTTGGCATCACTCAAACCAGTGAGGCTGCACAGCTTCCAGGAACATGTCTTCAAGAGAGCCAGTCCCTGTGAGCTTTGCCACCAGCTCATTGTGG GAAACTCCAAGCAGGGCTTGCGGTGTAAGACGTGCAAAGTCAGCGTCCACCTCTGGTGCTCTGAGGAGATCTCCCACCAGCAATGTCCAGTCAAGACG TCCTCCTCCTTCCGCCGCAACTTCAGCTCCCCCCTCCTGGTGCATGAGCCACCACCAGCCTGTGCCACAAGCAGAGACTCCCCACCCACTG GGGCCAGCGGGAAGGTGGACCCCATCTACGAGACCCTTCGTTATGGCACCTCCTTGGCACTGATGAACCGCTCCAGCTTCAGCAGCACCTCTGAGTCCCCCACACGGAGCCTG agcGAGCGGGATGAGCTGACTGAGGATGGGGAAAGCAGCATCCGCAGTTCAGAGGATGGCCCTGGAGACAGTG TATTCACAGCCCTGGCCGAGAGTGAAGGGTCAGTACCAGAGAAGAGCCCTGGACAGCAG CCCCCTAAACCTCCCTTGCGGAAGGACGTGGGACCCATGTATTCCTATGTTGCACTCTACAAGTTTCTGCCCCAGGAGAACAATGACCTGGCTTTGCA GCCTGGAGATCGCATCATGCTGGTGGATGACTCCAACGAGGACTGGTGGAAG GGCAAGATTGGTGACCGGGTTGGCTTCTTCCCAGCCAATTTTGTGCAGCGGGTGAGGCCAGGTGAGAATGTTTGGCGCTGCTGCCAACCCTTCTCCGGGAACAAGGAACAGGGCTACATGAGCCTCAAGGAGAACCAG ATCTGTGTGGGCGTGGGCAGGAGCAAGGATGCTGACGGCTTCATCCGCGTCAGCAGCGGCAAGAAGCGGGGCCTGGTGCCAGCCGACGCCCTGACCGAGATCTGA